The Treponema sp. Marseille-Q3903 genomic interval GAACTTTTGCACTTATTCCACTCATCTTTTCCAATTCCTTAAAACGCTTCCAAACACCTTTTCTGGAAATCGCTTTACCTTTATAATTTACAAATAACTCGGGAACATTTCTACCTCGAGTCAACTTCGGGCGCACTTCATCTATATAAATTACAATCTTTTCATACGCCCTTTGCCCAAACGGAACAATTCTCTCCTTATCGCCTTTTCCGTGAACAAGGATAAAACGCTCCTCAAGATGAACGTTTGCTATAAGCAAAGTGCAGGCTTCGCTTATCCGCAATCCGCATGAATAAATAAGTTCGAACAATGCATCATCACGCTTACCGCTGAGCGTTTTTACATCGATTGAATCGAGCAATGCCTCAATCTGTTCAACTGTAAGAACTTTCGGCAAGTGACGGCTCGCTTTTGGCTTTTCCAGCAAAAGCGCATGATTTTCTTCCCACATTTTTTTGCGCACAAGAAAATCCCCGAGAGCGCGGATTCCCGAGATATCTTTTGCAATTGTCAATTCAGATGCACCATCGGTCTGTCTCTTAATAAAATAATAAAATAAATTCTGAACGGAAACATCTTTTAACTTAATTTTTTCAG includes:
- a CDS encoding tyrosine recombinase; protein product: MTIENFLNQFYTDLILVKRDSEQTAVTYKISAEEFLNWLSTEKIKLKDVSVQNLFYYFIKRQTDGASELTIAKDISGIRALGDFLVRKKMWEENHALLLEKPKASRHLPKVLTVEQIEALLDSIDVKTLSGKRDDALFELIYSCGLRISEACTLLIANVHLEERFILVHGKGDKERIVPFGQRAYEKIVIYIDEVRPKLTRGRNVPELFVNYKGKAISRKGVWKRFKELEKMSGISAKVHTLRHSFATHLLSGGADLRSVQELLGHSDLSTTTIYTHVTDNQLESAHGKYFK